The genome window GGTTACTGTAGTCAAACTTTTACACACTTTCTTCTGACAGATTTATTAACAACAATTACAGAACATAACACAATCAATTTTAATCCCTTCTAACGCTCAATTGACATAGATGTAACTGCACAAACTAgccttattatataaataatattaaataattaaataaatctatTCTGCTCACCAAGGctgcatttatttgatataaaaacacttataatgtgaaatattattgtaatctgaatgtaataatgtgaaatattattgtaatctGAATGTAAGTGCTGCTGACGGTGTCAGCAGCGATCGCTCTCTGTGATCGATTGGTTCCGCCTTGTATGTTTAGATGAGCAGATTTGCAATGAACACAATTATTTACTTAAATCGGTTATTATTTCATTTAGAGCTTATTTCACGAACTGCATTCCGCGCgaaattaataaaactactgGTTTAAAAACGCTAGAACAACTGTTTAGCAACATAATATAATGCAGTCACTGCAGCTTTCTGTGATTAATACATTAGCTGATTATCAAACAGTCATCCAATAATGTTTCTGACCTTAGTAACGTAAAAACCACTATAGATAACTCCATAGCCCACACACGCAAATTAAATGTTATGCTGCACCAACTTTAGGATTTCTTAAATGACCGCACCTGAACAAACAATTATGTCCTAAATATGAGCCAATTGGATTCTGACCAAACGCGTGCACTGACTTGTCTGTTGCCTTAGCGGTGATATTATATTGCTAACGTTGCAACAAAGACTTAACATAAACACAGGATTTACTCAATTTTAGTAACATTAATCACCAAATTTCCAAGAAAGCCTTACCCATGGAGCTCCAGAGAACGCAATATCACTGCGTCGCTTCTCTTGTTGAAGTTGTTGGCAATAAGAAATTATCGCCCCCTATTGGTTATCATCCTCATAAATGGAAAAGGGTATAAACGGAGGTCGGAGCCAGCTGCAAATGGGTGGGTTAGCAGCAAGTGGGTGGAGCTTTAGCCGCAAGTGGGCTGTACAAACTTCCAGAGAATTCACCACCGTCCCATTTGAAGCGTAAACTCCTCCTACTTGCACATTTCTGAAATCCCTCCTACTTGCGGCATAAGCTCCTCCCACTTGCGGCATAAGGTCCTCCCACCTGCAGTCTCCGGGCTGCAGCGATATATACTTGGATAAATGCGTGTCATTTTCACGCCTAGAGgaggcaaagcgtgacattgacACGCATCCTCTAGTGGACCAGCGTGTCTATTACACGCTTCagcgtgatactgggttgaaaTAATACATAAAGATAAATGAACACATGTATaagtttattaatattaaaaacttgatTTGCCAAGAACCATTAAAATGTTTGCCTTTTGATTAAAAACGAATAGGACATAATATGGACAAGCAGATAAATAGCATAGctctatatatttttatttgtaaattaccTTACAATGTTTTCTGAGGGAGCTTTCGTGAGAATATGATTTATTGCAGTTCTTGCAGATATATTGTTTGTCAGTTGTGTGAACAGGCATGTGTTTCTGTTTATCACTGCTGTTTGCAAAGCGCCTTTCACAGGCTTCGAAAGTGCACCTGAATGGTTTCTCACCTGTAACAAATCAGACATTGGTAGAATCCAAACACtttataaaatgcaaaacaCAAAGCAGCATCATGTACAAAGCTATGTTTTCTTGCAAGACTCCAAACATCCTGTCGTCTCCTCAAGCCACTGGCAGATAAAGGTAACTGGGTTAGCCTTCAGATCGACTTCTTCAGACTGCGGGTCTATAGGTGCACCCATCGCATCTGAACTGTTGTATACAGCCAGCACTCCTATTCGTCCATTCTCTCTATTGGAAAGCTCTTCCATCTGGTTAAAGCTTGTGAGATAGTTTGCTTCCTGTGTCATTTGATCTTGATAAACTCCATGCTCCGCCACAGAAGAATGCCAGTCTATATAGTTTAAAGTGTTATTCTGTTCCCAAGAAACGTCAACATATGTACTGTTACATGGAAAAAGACCTGTTTTGGAGGAGTAATGAATATGCCAAAACTCACCCAGTAGGTAGTAACCTGGGGTGGACTTTATCATCTACTGTGTTTCACCGATCCCATTGACATAATCCTCTTCATCAGGTGCATTATCCATTAAATCATATCTGTAAATGTCTTGTTTGCCACAGCCTGCTTAACATTGTAATATGGTTCACGTATGCATATGTTGTGGGTCCCTAAGTTAGCTGTCATATCTATCCATCAATTTGTGCGTATCTCAGGAATCGCCTTGACAAAATGTTTACATCTAATTGTGCAACAAGGCTGTGCAAGAAGACAATTTATATACGTTTGACTGAGGATGATTTCAATTCCCAAGACTCCCTGCATAAAACATCTGTCGACTTGTCATTcatcaataaataaacaaaaaatttaaagcaGAGTGTGCATCAACCAATTGCTCTTGAagctcttaaaggggacatttcacaagactttttaaagatgtcaaataaattaaTCTTTGGTTTCCCAGAGTACGTGTAAATATTTGGTTTTCCAGAGTACGTTTGAGCTCAAAATAccaaatagataatttattatagcatgttaaaattgccaatttgtaggtgtgagcaaaaatgtgccgtttttgggtgtgtgctttaaaattcaaatgagctgatctctgcacttaatggcagtgctgtggttggatagtgcagattaaggggtggtattatccccttctgacatcacaaggggagccagatttcaatgatctatttcttcacctgctttcagagaatggttcaccaaaactaagttactgtgctttttcatattttctaggttgctagaagcactggggacccattatagcacttaaacatgtaaaaagtcagATTTATGTGATTTGTTCCCTTTAAGAAAAGTTTACAGTCTTTACAAAGATCATCCAAACTGAGCACACTAAACCAAATATTTTCCCTTAATATGGTCACTATTAAGCCCACAGGTCATTTCACAGGACAAGAAAACACTAAAAGAGTTCaaacagacattttttattcaaatcaAAACATTGAAGCATGTGGCTATTTTAATCTGAACcaaatgtattatattgagtgTCCTGTTTATATCAGTTGCTAATACAGTGGTTTAGTCTTAACCATTTTACTGCTCAGTGTGAAAACAACATGCCGGTATATGACCTAAAATTGTATCTTTCTTATCTTTTTATGGAAACCAGTGGACATTTTTATATGGTAAGGAACTATCGTACaatttaacaacaacaacaaacacaaaaaagaacctcCAGGCAAATGACAAACAGAGCATCAAAACCAAACTAAAACTCCTCTTAAATATATGGTTTTAACAGTGACTTCTACAGAatatgtaactttctctgtataaaatgtatatctcaTTGTGTTGCAATGTGTTTACAATTAATTATAAACAGAGCATAAACGCAGGTACTCATCAGTTATGCAAAAAGTTCACACAAGTGTCCCTGCCTATTCAGAGACTATTTGGTATAGCTCATAAATTGCTCTAAATTGCATAGGGGAACCAGCACATGCTATACAGACATTTATCCACCTTTTGTTACATTgaaaaacttttcttttttttaaacatacaacTTGAAAAACACATCAGTGGTCCAAGCTTGTTTTtgacaaatcacaaaaaattgatCAGTGCAGAGCTTTACTCTGATAAACTGTCCTCAATTGTTTCAATGCTCAACACATACACCAATTAAATGCATTCAGATAaataagtattaaataaagcagtaaataaacatacagtacataagTGATTTAACTGACGCAAGTGATCAGCTAGTTGTGCATAACCAAATCTAAATCTTTAATATTATAAAACACGAAGGCGTTAAATGAGCATCTGTAGTCAATAATTACTatgtattaaattttttttttgaaaattaaaacCTTTCCAGAATCTCACTAGCTGCTATTTTCAGTTTATGGGGCTGCAGAATGACAGAAATCCTCATCTATGTTTGTTCAACAAAAAGACCGTACTAGGTTGACATACTATCATGCACACAGCATACACTCACACATTTTCCTAACAGTAACTGAGAGGAATGAGTCCAGGTCGTGCATAAACATACCACTAAAATCCtgaaaatctatttaaatatttaattccTTCATACAAAACATTAAGCAATTAACCATACTTTTATAAACTATTACCAGAACATCATTCTCATATCATCTTATATTATATAGAAAGTAAAATAGAGCGAATTAATTAGCGTGCCGACCCTTTAAAATCCCATCTGACTGACTGAGCCTTTATATCAATAGTTTCTGTCAGTCTGCTGTCAACTGTATATATTGTgtataccgtattttccggactataagtcacacttttttcatagtttggctgatcctgcgacttatagtcaggtgcgacttctatgtcaaaattaattcatactgactaaaATGAACCAAATGAAAACATACAGCCACGAGAGGGCActatatgttgctcctgtagcctacccctgaaaaacacttaactgaaacattaacttaaagacaacggagaaagacttaacaaacaaaatgccccccaaaagaaaaaaattctaaaataaatgcgacttatatgttttttcctctttatgacgcattttttgactgatgcgacttatactccggagcaacttatagtctggaaaataccgtaaatatacatatacatatatttgaCCGTGACAAAACTTAAAACATACATACAAACTGCACATGAAAGTTTATCAACTTTAAGAAAAACGTATACTGTTCCAAAATTAAGACGCGATTCATCCAGTATTTTTGTTTGAAATTCTTTTAACCCAAAATATCCATCAGTCGAATTAATATGAAATGTAAAGCCTGCTCTCAAGATGCTGCCAAGTGATCAAGTCATGAGAGTAGCACATATTATGCTAACAAGTTTATGTGAGAAAACCAAAAATGTGTTGATGTCAACCTTACATCAGATCTTCTTCCATAGGCTTTCTTTAGTGTCGATGATACATCTATAGTTCAGTCTTCAGGGATGTGATCCTTAGCAAGCGCAGTCCTTAGTGGACCGCTCAGGATTTTCAGTTAGCTGAGGTCCCTGTTTGTTTCCAGTGATGTTTGGATCAGAATCGAGACTTTCTGACATCCTTTCACAGATGATGTCCACCAGGCGCTCAAACGTCTGTTTCACATTGATGTTGTCTTTTGCGCTGGTCTCGAAAAACTCAAAGCCTGTGACAGTGGAGAAACGGTTacatttaaatcaaatgaaCAGCTATGTGCGTTGCTCCTCAAATCTTATTGACTTCAGCACAATCAAATCTATGTTGTTCTCCTGCAAAAGAAACCTGTGCTTACCTAGCTGCTCGGACAGCTGTCTTCCTCTGTCTGAAGCAACTACTCGGTCATCGTCCATGTCACACTTATTTCCCGCCAGAAGCACTTGAGCGTTGTCCCACGAATATGTCTTAATCTGTGTGGACCTGTGAGCAGTGATggttataaaaaaatcatttgatATGACTAAACACTTTTTTGAGCCCATGCACAGAAATAAATATTATCATACCAGTCTTGAACAGCATTAAAGGAGTCCTCATTGGTGATGTCATACATCAAAATAAAGCCCATAGCTCCACGATAGTAAGCTGTGGTGATAGTCCTATACCTTTCCTGTCCAGCGGTGTCCTGTAAAATAGTTTAAGCATGGAAAAAGTCTAATGTTGCGCACACACAAAACGTGTAGCATCGCGTTAGTCGCTCTAGATTattcgcaggatttaactttgtgtcatgcgaatttttcgcttgagttgaatattttcacctTGCGCGAAGGAGCGTTTGAGACGAATAGTGTGTGTTTTTGCGGCAATCGCCCcgtgcg of Misgurnus anguillicaudatus chromosome 2, ASM2758022v2, whole genome shotgun sequence contains these proteins:
- the rab3aa gene encoding RAB3A, member RAS oncogene family, a — protein: MASANDARYGQKESADQNFDYMFKILIIGNSSVGKTSFLFRYADDSFTPAFVSTVGIDFKVKTIYRNDKRIKLQIWDTAGQERYRTITTAYYRGAMGFILMYDITNEDSFNAVQDWSTQIKTYSWDNAQVLLAGNKCDMDDDRVVASDRGRQLSEQLGFEFFETSAKDNINVKQTFERLVDIICERMSESLDSDPNITGNKQGPQLTENPERSTKDCAC